AACGATTCGCTGGTTGGTGGGAAAGGTACTGACGTGCTCGACGGCGGTGCGGGAAACGACACTCTTGATGTTGGCACAAAAGACTGCAAGCAGGACGTACTCATCGGTGGGAGCGGTGCCGACACGTTCATCCGTCGGCAGGTGAACAAGTCCACCTCCCCGTCCCCGCAGTTCGATGACGTGCTGCTCGACTTCAGCGCTACGGACGGCGACGTGACGAAGATCATGTTCGTGTAAAAGACAGAGAGCAGAGATCGGAAGACAGAGAACAGAGAGCGTGTCGGTTTTGTAGCCCCGGATGGGGCGACCGAGTGTAGCCAGGGGTGAAGCGCAGCGCAACCCCTGGCGAGGCCGCATCGCGACAAAAAGACCGCGTGTGTTTGCGGCAGGCGCGTTGGGAGCGCGTTGCGTTCGCGGAAGCCCGCCGGGGTTGCGCTCCGCTTTACCCCGGCTACTCGCTCACGCCCCATCCGGGGCTACAAAAACAACGCGCACCGGCCTTCTCGTTCTCTGTCCTCTGCCTTCTGGATCTCTGATCTCTAGTTTCTGATCTCTGGCTTCTGACCTCTGATCCCTCTCAGGCCACTTCCTTTTTGCCGAACGGGTTCTGCTCGGCCCACACCTTCTCGGCCGCCGCTTTCTGTTCGGCCGTGAGGGGGTGGCTGAACGACCATGCGTGCCCGAACGGGTCCACGATTTGGCCGTACCGGTCGCCCCAGAACATATCCGCGGCCGGCATCGTGACCGTGGCACCGGCCTGTTGCGCCTTCTCAATGGCCGCATCGCAGTTCGGCACGCACCAGTGCAACGTGACCGGCGACGGACCGGCCGGCGCACGCGACACGCCCCCGCAGTATTCGGGGAAGTCGTCGCACAGGAATAGTGTCGCGTCGCCGATCTTGAGCGCCGCGTGCATCAGGCGCCCGTCCTCAGTGGGCATGCGGGCCAGTTCCACGGCGCCGAGAGCGGCCACGTAGAACTCGATCGCTTTCGCACCGTTCTTCACCACCAGGTGCGGAATCAGGCCGTTCTTTTCGGACATCGCGAACCCCCTTGAGGAAAGGAACTGCGAGAATCTTGCCGCTCACACCGTGGCGGCGCAATGTCAGTTGCGTGCAGATTTTGATCGCACGTTCACGTAAACAATCGGACACCGGCCGCCCGCAAATGAACCTTTCTTGCAAAATTGGTGTCAGAAGACCTACCCCTTCCTGAAAGCAAGGGAGTGAGACTATCGATCATCGACTCCGACTTTTCTCCCCTTCCCTTCAGGTCAGGGAGGGAGGATGGGGGTAGGTATCTCATCATGAACGCGATCCGCAAATACCCTCGCACACGGCACCTGATCGGCTCGCGCCTGCAACCGGGCGACGAAGACCTCGACGCGGTGCCGATGACCGAGTTAAAGGGCCGGCACGTCGTCATCGAAGAAAAGATGGACGGCGCCAATTGCGGGATCAGCTTCGGCCCGGACTACGCGCTCCGCTTGCAGAGCCGCGGGCACTACCTGACCGGCGGGCCGCGCGAGCGCCAGTTCGACCTGCTGAAGCAGTGGGCCGGCGCGATATCGGACCGGCTCCTCGACCGGTTGATGGACCGCTTCGTGATGTACGGCGAGTGGATGTACGCGAAGCACACCGTTTACTACGATGCGCTCCCGCACTTCTTCATGGAGTTTGATGTTCTCGATACCGAGACGGGTGAATTCCTCGACACCCCGCGCCGCGCGGAACTGCTGACGGATTTGCCCGTGAAGCCTGTAAAAGTGCTGTTCGCGGGAGAATTCCCGGGCGAGGAGTATTTGCGGGCGCTCGTCGGCCCATCACACTTCATCACCCCGAATGCCCCGGTGCAGATGCGCGAGGACGTGGCGCGCCTCGGTTGGGACGTGGAACGCGCCGCGCGCCAGACTGATCTTTCGGGCGTGATGGAGGGCCTGTACGTCAAGGTGGAAGAGAACGGCGCCGTCACCGAGCGATACAAATTCGTGCGCGCCGAGTTCCTACAAACGGTAACCGCGGACGGTCACTGGCAGGACCGCCCGCTCGTCCCCAACCGACTCGCGGAAGGGGCGGAGTTGTTTGAGTGAGATTCGTTCATTGAATCGTCGGTCACGGCCGTATTCACCCGGGACGGTTCGGGCGAACGGCCGGTGTAAGCCGGCCGGTGAGAGCGACGGCAATGTCCGGGAGCGCGAGCCAATCCCGGATGCGAGCGACAACGTGCTCCGGAACCTCTCACCGGCCGGCTTACACCGGCCGTTCGCCCGAGCCGCTCGCAAGCGCCAAGACAAAACGAATCAAGCGATCAACTTCTCCACCACCTCACCGTGAACGTCGGTGAGCCGGAAGTCGCGCCCCTGGAGCCGGTAGGTCAGCTTCTCGTGGTTCAGCCCGAGTAAGTGGAGGATGGTCGCGTTCAGGTCGTGAACGTGAACGTGGTCCTCCACCACATTGAAGCCGAGGTCGTCGGACTTGCCGAGCACCAGCCCCGGCTTCACCCCGCCGCCCGCCATCCACACGGAATAACAATTCGGGTGGTGGTCGCGCCCGTCGTTACCGCCCTGAACCATCGGGGTGCGTCCGAACTCGCCGCCCCAAACCACGAGCGTGTCCTTCAAGAGCCCGCGCTGCTTCAAGTCCTTCACGAGCGCGGCGCTCGCCTTGTCGGTCTTGCCGCACTCGGATTTCAGTCCGTTCGTCAGCCCGCCGTGGTGGTCCCAAGCTTCGTGGAACAGTTGCACGAACCGCACGCCGCGCTCGATCAGGCGCCGGGCGAGTAGGCAGTTGTTCGCGAAACTCGGTTTGCCCGGCTCCGCGCCGTACATCGCGAGCGTTTCCTTCGTCTCCTTGCTCAGGTCCATGAGTTCCGGCGCGCTGCTCTGCATCCGCCCGGCCATCTCGTAGGCCGAGATGCGCGCGGCAATTTCCGGATCGCCGACCACATCGAGGCGCTTCTTGTTCAGCGCGTTGATCGCGTCGAGCGATTCCTTCTGCATCGCAGAATCGACCCCGGCGGGGTTGCTCAGGAACAGCACCGGGTCGCCCGCGGAACGGAACAGCGTGCCGGCGTGACTCGATGGCAAGAAGCCGCTCCCCCAGCACGAGTTCCCGCCGCTCGGTCCCTTGCTCCCGCTGCTGAACACCACAAATCCGGGCAGGTCTTTCGACTCGCTACCCAAACCGTAGGTGACCCACGCACCCGCACTCGGCCGGCCGAACTGCTGGTGCCCGGTGAGCGCCATGATTTGCGCCGGCGCGTGGTTGAACGCATCCGTGTTCATCGACTTCACGATGGCGATGTCATCGACCACTTCGCCGAGGTGCGGGAGCAGTTCACCGAGTTCGGTGCCGTTCTTGCCGAACTTTTTGAACTTGAATTTCGGCCCGAGCAGCTTCGAGTTCGGGTTGATGAACGCGGCCCGGTAGTTCCGGAGCAGGTCCGGCGGCGGGAGCGTGCCGTCGAACTTCGCGAGTTGCGGTTTGTTGTCGAACAGTTCCAGGTGGCTCGGCGCACCACCCATGAACAGGTAGATGACGCGCTTGGCTTTCGGCTCGTGGTGCGCCTTGGGCTTCGGGGCATCGTTCGCGCGGGCCATGTCCGCCAGCGCGATCGAACCGAGGCCGACGCCACAATCCCGGAGGAACCACCGGCGGTTGAGCAACTGCTGTCGGGCGGCGAACACGTTCGTCTGCGAGGAGAAGGTGGACATCACTTGTTCTCCTGCGATTCGCGGACGAACACGTTCATGAGCTCAAGCCCCTCGGCAGCCTTGAACGAGATGGGAGCGGCCCCCGGGGCCTTTTCGACTCGAAACGTCTGACGCTGCCACGTTCCCGGTTTAGCCCCGTTCGGGAGCGATACCGTGAGAGGCGCTCCGCCGACGGACACAACGCACTGCGCCTTCTCCGTCTTCTGCGGAACCTTCCAGTCGAAGACCAGTTCGGCCGCGCCGTACTTCTTCTCGCTCACCAGATCCGCCTTGCCCGCTGCTTTCAGCACGGCCCCCTCCACCTTCCACGCGCCCTTCTCTGTGGTCCAACCCTTCAGGTCGGTGCCGTTGAACAGCGAGACGTGTCCCTCCGCGACCTTCGCGATCTCTTCCGGCTTCGGGTTCGTGCTCGGCAGTTCCTTGATTTTGATGTTCTTGAAGTGGCACTCCGCGCCTTCGCTCTCCAGCGCGAGGTAGCCCTTGCGCGGGTTGCTCTTGCTCACGCCCGAAACTTCCTTGCCGTTCACGTGCAACTTGATGGCGCCGTCGTTGGCGATGACCTTGTAGTGGTTCCATTCGCCGCCCCCCTTCACACGGTTCTCGCTCGGCAGGCAGCGCTCCATGCCCTTGCGGGTCGGGTGCGGTCGATCGGGCGCGCAGCGCGCGCCGTGGATGCTGAAGATGTCGCCGTGGCTCGTCGCCCAGCCGTCCTTCGGAGCGTAGTTGATGAGCACCTGCACCTCAATCCCGCGCGTGTACTGCGTGCCGACGGCCGGGAGCGGATCGCCCCACACGAACAGTCCGCTGTTCGCCATCTTTTCCTTCTCAACGTGCATCCAGTCGAAGTCGAGCTCGAAGTTCTCGTACTGCTTCTCGGTACGGAGGAAGCCCGTCGGAGTACCCGTCGTGATGATCTCGTCGCCCTTCACGAAGAACGTGTCGGGGTGACAATTCACGTTCACCCAACCGTCGAAGTTCTTGCCGTTGAACAGTGCCTTCGCCTCACCCTCATTGGGCGCGCCCGCGGCCGGCTTCGATTTATC
The Gemmata palustris DNA segment above includes these coding regions:
- a CDS encoding VOC family protein, whose protein sequence is MSEKNGLIPHLVVKNGAKAIEFYVAALGAVELARMPTEDGRLMHAALKIGDATLFLCDDFPEYCGGVSRAPAGPSPVTLHWCVPNCDAAIEKAQQAGATVTMPAADMFWGDRYGQIVDPFGHAWSFSHPLTAEQKAAAEKVWAEQNPFGKKEVA
- a CDS encoding RNA ligase family protein, which translates into the protein MNAIRKYPRTRHLIGSRLQPGDEDLDAVPMTELKGRHVVIEEKMDGANCGISFGPDYALRLQSRGHYLTGGPRERQFDLLKQWAGAISDRLLDRLMDRFVMYGEWMYAKHTVYYDALPHFFMEFDVLDTETGEFLDTPRRAELLTDLPVKPVKVLFAGEFPGEEYLRALVGPSHFITPNAPVQMREDVARLGWDVERAARQTDLSGVMEGLYVKVEENGAVTERYKFVRAEFLQTVTADGHWQDRPLVPNRLAEGAELFE
- a CDS encoding DUF1501 domain-containing protein, producing MSTFSSQTNVFAARQQLLNRRWFLRDCGVGLGSIALADMARANDAPKPKAHHEPKAKRVIYLFMGGAPSHLELFDNKPQLAKFDGTLPPPDLLRNYRAAFINPNSKLLGPKFKFKKFGKNGTELGELLPHLGEVVDDIAIVKSMNTDAFNHAPAQIMALTGHQQFGRPSAGAWVTYGLGSESKDLPGFVVFSSGSKGPSGGNSCWGSGFLPSSHAGTLFRSAGDPVLFLSNPAGVDSAMQKESLDAINALNKKRLDVVGDPEIAARISAYEMAGRMQSSAPELMDLSKETKETLAMYGAEPGKPSFANNCLLARRLIERGVRFVQLFHEAWDHHGGLTNGLKSECGKTDKASAALVKDLKQRGLLKDTLVVWGGEFGRTPMVQGGNDGRDHHPNCYSVWMAGGGVKPGLVLGKSDDLGFNVVEDHVHVHDLNATILHLLGLNHEKLTYRLQGRDFRLTDVHGEVVEKLIA
- a CDS encoding family 16 glycoside hydrolase → MTSLHRTLTIATLAACVSLLPAEDKSKPAAGAPNEGEAKALFNGKNFDGWVNVNCHPDTFFVKGDEIITTGTPTGFLRTEKQYENFELDFDWMHVEKEKMANSGLFVWGDPLPAVGTQYTRGIEVQVLINYAPKDGWATSHGDIFSIHGARCAPDRPHPTRKGMERCLPSENRVKGGGEWNHYKVIANDGAIKLHVNGKEVSGVSKSNPRKGYLALESEGAECHFKNIKIKELPSTNPKPEEIAKVAEGHVSLFNGTDLKGWTTEKGAWKVEGAVLKAAGKADLVSEKKYGAAELVFDWKVPQKTEKAQCVVSVGGAPLTVSLPNGAKPGTWQRQTFRVEKAPGAAPISFKAAEGLELMNVFVRESQENK